TGGGGCGAGTCAGTTTCATCGTATAGGCCTACCGGAGCGGGTATACAGCACGTCACTCCTGCCAATTAATCAAGGATCTGTTCTTTGAACAAAAGCATCTGTCAATTTTGTTTAACCTCTTCAGTGGCATTAGCAGTTGCATTCTGAATGAGTCTCTCTGACACGGCTGGGGTAGAAAGCAtcagttttcacgtgacgtttTGAACCATGCTTTGCGACGTCGCATCCCTACAAATGTGGCCTACTGCAATGTTCAAATCGCAGGAGgcgcaatatttgttaaaggggATAATgcgtgtcaaaataccatttaaaattaaattgtcATGCTGCAGTGATGTCCTCACATTCTAGAAACTTGgttctttgtttggtacagatccctgcaaaaaaaacaccataattAATTTTTGATGGGTTTTTATTTGatgaaaattatataaaaatgatcattccccCTAGTATCGCAAATCAAATGGAAatttgcaatatcagtcaaaataaccGCAgttatattttttcaaaattgttcagccctactttAATCCACTAGTGTCAAACCATGTGCAGTGTCTGTAGGCTCCTCCAGCTGCCCCTAATTAGAAGTTGGTTCATCTAATAGACATGGTCCACATAttaacacttgtttatttttcagataCTATAAAGAATAAATTGCTTTAAAACGCATTCAGATCTTGCATTATTATAAAGCATTTCTTCATGTCTGCAGAGCACTAACGCTTGCCAATTCACTTgacactttttcttctttcacagGTAATATACGACTTCCTTTTCTCTTTGAAAGAATCCCCAGAGAAGTTTCAGATAATTACAAACTTCCCTCGCCGAGTCTTGCCCTGCCTTCCGACTGAAGAGCAACCCAACCCTCCGACACTGAAAGAGGCGGGGCTCAGCCGCTCCGAGGTCCTTTTTGTTCAGGACCTTACGGACGATTAATAGATGACatacctcctctacatggaaaACGCATTTTCCTCCAATGCCCACCcactcctttttctttttcttctttttttgaatGGCCATTATGCACAAGGGATCATTGAGATAAAATCCTAACCTGGAAAAATTTAACCACCCTGCATCCAGTCCTTGTTTGGTTATGTTACGGGGTTCCCAATAGCCTGGAAAGTCTTGAATTTTATTGAATAAATGTCCTTCCTTGAACTCATCTTTGTATCCGTGTGGATAAAGAagtttgtttttccattgtgTGTACTAGCTACTAGTTCATTCTTGTCCTTCCTCACCAGTAATTGTTACTGCTACTGAAATATACCGAAACAGTAGCATAGCTTTGTGCAAAACCAGAACCATATCCGAAATTAATTCATGGCTGTGCAACTGAACAGGTTGTATTAATACTTACTGATACACAGGATGCAGCATGGAAAGTGGTAGATTTTTATAATGGTGTGAAAGCCTTGGCTATTCTTTTTTGTCTTGACGTGTTTGATCCGCGTGTCCTAATTCAACATCCTTTTTGCCTGGAAGTTAAACATGCTTCCTCCACAGTGACTGACAAGCACAGCACTGGTCTAAGTTGGGTCAGTACCAGTGTGATTGTTCTATGTGGCATGGAGAGCAAATGTACCACTTCAGGGAGCAGGCTGATGGATTTGGACATGAAGGAATTATGGGAACCCTGTTTTAAATGAGCCATGACCTGTACATAAGTTAGATATTTAAAAACCCCGAATTTACcttacattttttgtcttttgactCATCTGTCATAAAATGACCAAATGCAGGTTGGTTACTATGTAAAGCAGGCTGCCTCAAGCTCATGaagtttaaaaatacaatatttaacagAGGCCACAGCTTTTACATGTGGCTTTATCTAGTATAGTGAAAGTCTGCCCATAGTGTGCCTGTGGTTACTCATAGATGCCTGTTTTGCCTGTAACATCTAAATGGGCCCATGTAAAGATGTAATTTTCCAActataaattaaaaacattttaaaaatgtcggTTTATTGAGAATGTACGAAACGTGCTTGTGGTACTGGTGCATCACATAAGCAGCCTTTTGTGTGTAATTTTGATGAGTATAATATTTTAGACAGTTGAGTGTACTATTTTCGCTATAAGAACACAAAGAACACTGAGACATGAGCATCAGTTATTTTTAGTACTGTATTTTATAGCTTAAGACAAATAAGACCAGTGTGGTATTGGTATACATCATACATTTATTAGTGAACAACCCTTTCAAATCagccacaataaaaaaaaaaaaaaatatgattgcACTACTTGGTAAAGCATAACTAGcaactttcatttaaaaaaagtacaaatcTTAAAAATTTCAAACAGTATACAGATGTATATATAATACACTAACTAGTTATGTTAAATGCTACAAACAATATAATTCCAATGGAATGAAAAATTATAACATTAATAAGAACCATTtcctatatataatatatattagttgttttttcccccccaccccccaataCAAACATGGAAAAAAATGAGGTAACTGTAAATGTGCAAGTACCAAAGCAAAATATCTGCCTAACACAGAACACATGCCCCTGGCTCTGTTGGCGGGTGGGTAGTCTGGTGTTCAGGCAAGGACCCCTAGAGGCCAGGGAGAGTAAGAACAGTAAACCACTATCCCACCACAGCAAAAGTAATTGGTAAACAAATGGTATCTACGGAGCAATCAATCACAAATCCTAAATAAATTTTAGCTGCTTATTGGAACACATTTTTGCACCACACAAGCTGTGAGATTATTCATTAACTCTTAACAGAAAGACTACAAGACTCTATTCTCAGTTGTCATTAAAAATTACTTCATTACCTAGGCCTTAATGGGAGgttctctttttatttatttggataGCTGGATATTgtcaattaaacatttaaaataatagtgCTAACATTAACATGAATTAAGGTATCTATATGTgaacaatacattttaagatattGATACACTGAGAGCAAGAGCCTGATAGGCTGGTATAGTACTACACTGAAATAAGTATgacaacacttttattttttaaaaatcccttAAACTATATTGTTGTTCACTGATGTTGTTTAGGGGTATTAGTATAACATGCTTTAAGAATACATGGGTACCATGACAAACTATTGCATTCACGCAAGTGAGTTTTCATACCTAAAAGCAGAACATCTAGCACCTTTTCACTATGGCTTTTGATAAACTACAGTAGTTTCAGAGCATGTAATCTTCAGTCATTAGGGCAATAACAGTAACACAATGTATGTAAGAATTTCTGGATTCAAGaccagttttttttccccctataaAATGAAGGTAGCGCAATAAAATCTTGTAGTCATTCAGTTCTATTACAAATGTGTGCAGTACAATGCATGGCAGTTATCAGCTGAGCGTTAAGATCCAAACCCCCAGAACCCCAAGCCAACTAGAGCTAAAAATCTGGGATCTGGTCGACAAGCATGCATATTGTGCACCATTAAATAGGTCCCCACCAGATTTTGAGATAACCTCCACTATAACACACTTGtactcttttttctttttttttttttttagtcatgCAAACACCTCTGAAGTAGATTTGGGAGTGAATTAGGTAGGATAGTGTGCACTGTGGCACATTTAGAAATGGGTTCACAACCGCTATGTTGAACATATGGTTCGAGTAAAAGAACAAACAGGTTTGAATAATACACTTGTAATGAGTTGCAGTGTACATTGCCTCTTTTCAGTGAATACTAATATCATATTTACTGATCTTTTATTCTTGCATGCCTGTCTTTAAATGATGTAATATCTACTATTTCTGACaaaactgaatattataaattgaTTACATTAAATGATTTATGGTCTGAGGAAAACAACCAAACTAAATTCAGATATACCCTTTTCATGGCATCCTTTCCATATGAAATGGACTGTTctcctttatttttatatactgaGAGGCCctgagtgattttttttaacttacaaTATATGCCAGCGAATAGATATGTACACATAGATTAATTCTCAAAGCTGTGGGTTAAACTCATTAAATggcttcttgtttttttctcttgaaGGTGGCACACACATCAAAGACTCACATTCACTTAAGaaacaaaaggtaaagaaaaaggCAAGATCCCTTTACACATAAAAGCAAAGGTTACAACTGCTTGTTAGTGCTTACTGGGGCAGTTAACAGACAAAAGTGATTCTAAAGCAAAGGCCTATTTGTTGCTCTTTTGTTGCTCCCACAACAAATgtatcctgtttttttttttgtttgtgtgtgtgaacacaagCAGGGAACCAGAAGTCTAACAGTGTTTCTACACTACTGAACACTCCAGCTCTGTCATTTGTACCCCGATCTGATCACTGAGGGATACAGACAGCTGGTGTATCGAGGAACATCACCAGTGACTTCTACGGGGGAGGTTTTCAACATTCTTCTGTCTTCAAACGTTTATCTAGAAGCATTCACACTGAAGCTATACATACAGTTGCTCTTTTACAACACCATTAACATTGGCCTAAGACAACGACCCGACCAAGTTACCAGAATATAACACATACCATACACGAACATCATTAGTGCTCCAACTGTTTCCTTCAATGTTTTTTCTCTAGAAGATAAAACCaataaataaaaccttttttttttttttttttaagaaacggcatactttttaaaacaagtgaaaatgaCAGTATTATTCAGGATTAGTAATAGGTTTGTGCTTGTCAAGGTCATAAGAAGGCAGATCTGAAATCTTGAACAGTATAGGCTATATCTGTATATTGGATTTGGCTCACAAACGAAGAAATAAAAAGCCCAATCTTCCTAAAAGGGGAAGAATGTTCATTTAAAACCCGCCACTCACTGCACATATTGCTTTCTGCACAGGCCTCCAGAGCTCTACGGCATCAGCGTAGCCTTCAGACGAGGACTCCCATCCTTAAACGCAGTCAGGGTGTGGAACCACATGCTAGTCTTCCTCATGGCGCTTTCTGAATAAGCAAGCAGTTTCTTTTAGTATGCTTCTttgtctcttctttttcttaaaaTTTGATGATTTGGTGGCAATGCTTGATTAAAATATTGCTAGTCTGAATCAACAGTTCATGCAAATCCTAGCATGCTGCCCTGTATCCAGTGGTTACACAATGCATTGGCTCTGTGAACAGgacaaacacacgcacgcacactcactttgcccacacacacacacacacacacacacacacacacgtgtacacaCTTGCCAGAGGAACAATGCTGACATGGAGGGTGGATGTAGCACTTGTGCAGTTATGCCAGATGACCTCGAAAAGACGCAGTCCATTAATCCATGACTGCTTTTGTACAGATCTGTGTTCCAGAGTGGATAATCTGGGGTGGAAAATACCCCACAATCGCATGTCCCATCACTTGCAGTCCATACCCTCAGGCTTAACAGAATCTGCATTTAACCACAGCAAGTCACACTTTCACAAAAGCATTGgcaaatctaaaaaaaacaaggggTAAAACTGTTGTAATGATCAATACATTATTGCAGAACATACATTATTAACAAGTCACTTTGCCCAACACCTACACAAACATGCATCTATGATGGTCAGGCGTCGCCTCCAAACACAGATACCCATGTTGAAGTATTCCTATTATTTTTCTGCTAATTGCACAAGGTGTCCAGCCCATCATCCTCCAGGCTCCTCGACTCACCTCTTCCAACGCAGGATTCCCACTATGCGTGAACACCCCAACCAAATCctctaaataaaaatgaaaccctgtaaacaaaagcagcaaataatGCATTGTAGGGAAAATCTTTGGAATCTGCAACGAAGGGGCAGAGAAAGAACTGGCTGGCAATCCCAGAACTCCGGCAATAGGCTGCGATAGGCAGTGGGTTTCATGAGACTTGGACAATGAAGCACAGCAGAGGTACAACAGGCTCAAGAAACAATCCTGGATTGCTTATTATTTAGGAAGGGGCAGGAATAGTGGGTTGGTAAGCTATATTTACTGGAGGACGCAGGTTAGGTGGCAGGTGTCCCCAGCTTTGGGACAGACTCTGGTGTGTGCAGATATCCAGTTCAGCACTCAGAGATAGGCAAAGTTCTCACTCCACCTCTCGGTGTACGTCCGAGGCATCGGCTCGGCAGATAGGACAAGTGCGATTGGTCTGGAAGTCAAGCGGAAACATTCAGCATAAAGACATTAAAagtgtgcagtgtttcccacacactgatttatttgtggtggcccgccacaatatcaacattgaccgccacatattgattttcttttttacttttaaaaattgTTAAATCCTATTTCATTCTAGAGATGTGCGCAGCCGATTGATTCGCTTATCCTCTCTCAGACGGACCCATCTGTAAAtagcccctcctctctctgaaTATTAACTGCTCATGTAAGTGGATAACATTAATGTTAATTCTTTAACTCAGAGGTGAGCCCCCACACCCTCCTCAGCTACCACCACAAACAGAATCTAAttttgtgggaaacactgctgtgtattaaaatattcataCAAAACGACAACACCATGAAACTGTTTGTCAACTTACCTTTAACCATTTATCCACACACTTTGCGTGGAATTCGTGGTTACAAGGTAATACCCGAAGTAGCTGCCTACACTCAAAGTCACTAAAGCACACAACACACCTGAGGGGAGGAAAGGGATGAGTTAACACGATACAGATGCATCTGTATCGACTGAATACAAGTGGTCTGGTTGATTAAAAGGTGAGGAAAAGGCTTACAGCGTTTGTTCAGATAGATGATTCTCTGAGTTGAATCTGTAGGACGGAAGTTGCTCTATATCTGCTTTAGTGAGTCCACGTGGTTTCGCTTCGCCCAACCTCTCTGCTAGATTCAGTAATGCctacacagagaggagagagagagaggggacaaTGCTGATGATGTTGGGGGTCTGTCAGGCGTCAGACCATCAATTACCAGGAATGTGAAATAGTTTGTGCAATACCATGAAACTGACATGTGCGCCATAAAGACAACAAATCATTGGAGATATAATACAGAGAAAAAGGCTTAGCTTTTAGAATTTATGaccatatatttaaaaaaaaaaaaaacaaaaccttttgtACACGTGAACCTCTCTAACGTTACACCGTGTGTCATCTAACCTTTCTTTGAATTACAACTGATTGAACATTTATAACCAAACTTATAGAGACTTGCTCGAATCCTTTGGTATGTACTGTCTAGATTGCATGCGGCCTGATTTGTTTTTCCATAAACCATCACACTTACCTCGTAGTTCTCCATCTCCACATCATCCACATCCAGGTCTAGACTGATGGCTGGGCCCACTGCTGTTGGAGGCACAGGAAGCATTGACCtgagcagagagaggaacatAACTTGTTGAGCAAGCATTCACACAAAGCGTGGCGATTGCAAGCAGCACCTACTCTGCAAATACCAACGCCGACTagtagggatgcactgaaatataatataatataataaaatataatgagaAACTTTCCCGAATacgtttttttttaccactgcataaattaaatagtcaaaatgtgctttttactcagtgtttctcacaggATTTGgtgagactatggtgggtgggtcagaggcccaagagggtccagtaaagtaaattacacgtgtccatttacttttaatgtacacactttctgtaaatataatccaattaatcttatttccatactgtatagatactttattttgaaaaccggactttgttacatgtgtatcctcgcgctaaattcatcgaGTCCGATTTGATTTGTGGTTCTCGCGtcacatgaagacttcatagtctctcttcaggtaggaatctcatactgcaacactttttAAAGAGAGGAACTGACAGGATCAAgtcactaacctgcctgtcagctcgcactggtccattttagtggatttaccataaagtcttgaatacgtgtgcactccaaatttaggtgcgccTTCTtacaaacaagtgacagaaacactcaaagcggttcaggccgtttgttgccttttctgaGACGTCAGCCACAGAGGGAGTgcatgtgctaggagacaattcagcagaacagtgtctgcacactgtgatttttgcatctttctcaggcactttaaaatgcttccacactgccgatatgtcaacataattgttctgtaaaatttattcggtcttttgatGTATTAGGCCAAACCCGGAAAGTGCTTTTTATGCTATTTTCGaccgattaatttcggtggccgaacattcggtgcatccctaccaACTAGCTAACACTACATAGTGTTAATCATCATTTCTATGCTTCTTCACTCCATTCATTTTTGAGTTTTATTAAGCTGCAGTGTTCTGACACATACCAGTGTAACTTAGTGTGATCAGGCATTTTACATTCAAGTAAATAACCACATAATTAAGATTGCTTCACTCCATAAAAGGGGAAGATTTTACTGCAGGTACTCACAGGAAGTACGGAAGGAAGCCTGGGTAGTAagatggagggggaggaggaggggggagaggtTGCTGCAACCGGTATCTCTGTCCACTCACGCGCCGGGGCAGCATGTGGGGATATGGCTgaggagaaacacacagaaatgaagGGAATTATGTAAATCAGAAGTCTATGATTAAAGTGAACCATCTTCTTCCACTTCACTTTATAATGGTAGCAAGTTTAAGAAAAGTCTGCTTGCATTAACACTGGTTaggaaaaaacaggaaaagcagaaaattCTGAAATAAGCAAATGGCCTTTAAGAAAAGCCAAGAACAGCACATACAATACAGTCagcaattacaataaaatatttacagacaCAATCTTATTAGTTATTTCTACAGCTGTTAAATACAGAAGATGCAGCATGTGGCGCTGTAGAAAGGCACCTCTGTGTAATGAGTAATCTACTGATTTAATTTCTccatgagtaataagtaaaatgaGGAACATGCCTAGCACTGTCAAgacagtggatcacaaacttttTTATGAAATCTGAATTTTACTGAAACAGGAACATGAACCCACAAATgctttttattagtttattttttacaaatgaaaaatgcatGTTATTAACTAAACtgtcagactttttaaatgacaggataaaatcgctaacctgcctgtcagcttgctctggtccgtttcagtggatttaccataaaggcttgaatacgtgtgcggCTAGCACatcaacagaaacactcaaagcggttcagaccgtttgttgccttttctgagaagtcagccacagattgagtggatgtgctagataatccagcagaacagtgtctgcaaatggcgatttttgcatctttctcagacactttaaaatgcttccacactgctgacATATCAACGTAATTGTCcggtaaaatttattcggtcttttgacaTATTAGGCCAAACACCGAAAGTGTTTTTGGCCGATTAATTTTGGTGGCCAAACCTTCAGCGCATCTCTAGTTATACTTAAAGTGAACAGGAGAACAAGCTTCTTTGTATTTTGGATTTAACTGATGTGTTACTTTTGTGAGCATCGCCTGCTTTTCCTTTCCTCCCTGCCAAAGGTTTTCCATAATGTACAATGCCATTTAGCTAAATGTGAAACGGGTCAGATATTCCcagactgctgcagctcagtggccAGTAGTAACAGAAAGCAGTTGTACTCAGGGTTTCTGCAGGGTTCAAATTGAAAACCGTTTTATACAACAAAGAATGCAATTTAATACCTGTTGCACAAGCATACTGGCCAAAGTATGAAAGTACGATGGAAAACTAGTTTgttaaaattatttcatttcagaatttcatcacatttttcaCAGTATTTAACAATGATTCCTAATGACGTAATAAATTACTTTAATGTCACTTGGATTGGATAAATGGCATTAAATGGATAGATAAATGAATGTGAATTTAAGTCTTAAAATCTATCGTAATCAAAACAACTACACTTAGTTATTAACCGTGTAACCTCTCCCAAGTCTGCAATTGATAATGATTGATGATGAACGATTTATAACCAACGATAATGCCTATGGCAGGCGAATAAAAATTAACTTCAGAATTTTGTTAAGCAAATTAAGAACTTcttaataaaaagtaaacaaaattcAAGACTTTTCAAGACCTGTAGCTGCCCTGTGTACTGGACTGAATGTGTCAATCTGACCTCACTGTCAGTTCCTCAGGGAAATAAAATGTCTCAGAGGCTTACCACTCCAAAGGGAAGCTCCTGATGCAGAGGCTCTTGAGGAAGATACTGTAGGGGCAGAGAAGGAGGCAGCGCTGGTGGGTGATGAGAGGGAGGGTAGGGGAAGGTCCCTAATGGGTGCTGGTCCCCTCTTAGGTCAACTTCATTCTCTACCCTCTGTAGAGGCTAAGAGGGGAGAGAGCAACAGATGTACAGAAAAGGCTGCTGTTGGACATTTGTATGCAAATGAACAAACTAGCGATTCAATTCTACAATCACTGTCCTGCGTTTTCATTGATAAACATGTGTATGCTGTGGACCACTCACCATGCGTGGGTGTTGAGGCTGTAAAGGGACAAACTGGCTCAAAGGAGTAAGGTGTGGCGGCTGGTGGGGGGGTACAGATGGGGTTGGGTGCAATACAAAATGTTCGCTGGAGATCAAGGGTGGAAAGGCTTGATAAGACACTGGCATATGCTGCATGGTACATGCCTGTATGAgctgaggagagaaaagaaacacaggaaCGGACATAAATTTAAGTAAATCAGTTTTCCT
This portion of the Micropterus dolomieu isolate WLL.071019.BEF.003 ecotype Adirondacks linkage group LG19, ASM2129224v1, whole genome shotgun sequence genome encodes:
- the rnf44 gene encoding RING finger protein 44 isoform X2, producing MRPWEIAVNRLPPTAPLNPRRFLGEPCNAPVHLRRSPPVRRQWGRRDRPVLHNSLVQDENFHHLLFSQHHQQVPLDESRQYGHTSTPPRMLHPAAHLPQQSPIMVDLHDQMHQGSVPISYTVTTVTTHGFPIHTGQPLPGCNTQQLPACSLIQACTMQHMPVSYQAFPPLISSEHFVLHPTPSVPPHQPPHLTPLSQFVPLQPQHPRMPLQRVENEVDLRGDQHPLGTFPYPPSHHPPALPPSLPLQYLPQEPLHQELPFGVPYPHMLPRRVSGQRYRLQQPLPPPPPPPSYYPGFLPYFLSMLPVPPTAVGPAISLDLDVDDVEMENYEALLNLAERLGEAKPRGLTKADIEQLPSYRFNSENHLSEQTLCVVCFSDFECRQLLRVLPCNHEFHAKCVDKWLKTNRTCPICRADASDVHREVE
- the rnf44 gene encoding RING finger protein 44 isoform X1, with protein sequence MRPWEIAVNRLPPTAPLNPRRFLGEPCNAPVHLRRSPPVRRQWGRRDRPVLHNSLVQDENFHHLLFSQHHQQVPLDESRQYGHTSTPPRMLHPAAHLPQQSPIMVDLHDQMHQGSVPISYTVTTVTTHGFPIHTGQPLPGCNTQQLPACSVMFSGQLSLLCCLPPPLIQACTMQHMPVSYQAFPPLISSEHFVLHPTPSVPPHQPPHLTPLSQFVPLQPQHPRMPLQRVENEVDLRGDQHPLGTFPYPPSHHPPALPPSLPLQYLPQEPLHQELPFGVPYPHMLPRRVSGQRYRLQQPLPPPPPPPSYYPGFLPYFLSMLPVPPTAVGPAISLDLDVDDVEMENYEALLNLAERLGEAKPRGLTKADIEQLPSYRFNSENHLSEQTLCVVCFSDFECRQLLRVLPCNHEFHAKCVDKWLKTNRTCPICRADASDVHREVE